In the genome of Arvicola amphibius chromosome 2, mArvAmp1.2, whole genome shotgun sequence, the window TGGTATTAAGAGCAACAGTCAGCAGACAATAGAGGGGTCTTTTGTCAGAGTGGAACAGGGGGGATAAAAAAAAGACTCCTTTCAGGCAATCACTAATGGTCGTGTTTCTCCTCCCACAGGGACAATGAGGCTTTTGAGGTACCAACCTATGAACAGGCCGTAGTGATGGACTCAGAAACACAGCACCACCTCCAAGAGCTGGAGCAACCACCCCCTTACAGCAGTGTCGTTATAGCCCCAGGAGTTGAGGGGGCGCAGCCTAGCCAGCTAGAGAGGCCCAGCCCAGGAAGGCTGAAGAGACGAGTGGGCTCAGAGGGGACAATGTCTCGCAGAGGAAATGCTGGAGGAGCTCTTCGACTTAGGGGCCCACGAGTTGCATCCACTGCTCCCGATCTGCAAAGCTTGAGGGTGGCCCCCAAACTGGAGCCCACTACTCCACCCCCTGCCTACGACATCGGTTTTGCTTACCCTGAAGATGACAATGTTTTCTATGAAGACAAATGGATACTTCCCTAGGCAATGCTCTCAGAACCTATCATCGCGGCCCTCCTCTGCCCAGCATTTCTAACTATTTAATCAGAAACTGGTTTTGCCCGGACATCATAGACAGGGTCTTCAAACCTGCCCGGAGGCAGACTATGGAAAGTCCTTCCCATTTGAGATACGGGTGGCAGTTGGATTCATCTGGAAAAATTCTGGAGCCCATCTGACGTCCAGCATTTCCAGAGTAAgggggaaatgagagagagagagaaactggaacGTTACCTCGGAGTGACAGTTGTTTCATCAAACCTCGCTTAGATTCCTGGTGGGGTATTACATAACAGGGTAATTAGAGACTctaagggtggggggggggctggagagtttTCACAAAAACAAGatgctagtaaaaaaaaaaacataaaaataactcGAGTTTTCAATACAAACCAGGCAATTCACACGATTTGATAACCGTGCCTTGGGACAACTAGAGAAATCTAAATACAGACAGCACGGGGACCATCAGGTAGGATAAGTGCGACCAGGAGCACCTCCAGGCTCGGAGATGAGCGCCTTCTAAGCCCTGGAAGTTTCAGTCGAACAATGAGGAGCCCAACCCTCTTTGGTTTCACGTTAGTGATTGCAGGAGGGGCCGGAGGGACCGGGGGAGGGAGCTGCGGTTTCCGCGGGAATCGACAGCCAATCAAATCTCCCGGCTTGAGAAGCCCCGCTCTTTTCACCGCCTCTTCCCGTTCCTCCCAGAGCTTCCTCTCTGCCCATTGGGTGGTGCGGGTCCCGGCAAGCAGTGTGCGCTTGCGCGTGTCCCGACGGGGGCGGGGGCTACTGGCATCGGGGCGGGGCGTGCGCAGGCGCGACGAGGgtgggaggctgggggagggatgCGGGGGCTGGCGCGGCCTGGGGTTTGTTTGTATTGTGGGTGGTACGTGTGCTGCCCGGGAAAAACTGGAAATGGCGGCTCCGAGCGGGAGGTCGCCGTCCACGCTGCACAGAAAGGGACTGATGGCGGCTGACAGGAGGAGCAGGTGAGCAGGGCAGGGCGGAGGAGGCGGCCGGGCGAGTTGCGCGGCGTCCTGGCCTGGTCCCGCGTGGGCAGAGGCTGCGGCAGCTTCCTTTGTCTAGCGCAGGGGCGCCTGGACGAGAGTGGGTCCTGTCAGTCCCGCTAGATCCCGACTGCGGCGTGTCTGGAGAAGATGCTCCGTCCTTTCCCCTCCAGGTCTCGCCTGAGGATTTCAAATCAAACCTCTCCTAGCCAAGGAGACCTGCAGACTTCTTAGCTCGGCCTGGGGCGCTTTTGGTTTGCAGTGACTGTAACGTGACCTGCGCTGCTTCCCGTGTAATAGATGTTTGTCAGTGAATTGCACACAGGTGTAGGGGATTTGGATCCTTTGATGGTTCCCGTGTCCGCCCCTTCTCCCTAGTCAGTTTCGGTGCAAACATGGCCCAGGAGGACACAATGGACTATTTCCTGTCCAAATCTGTAACATTAAATTAGACACAGGAACCTTCGGAGAACACAGAATCAAAGCGTTAGACTCCTCCTGGTGTCGTTTTTCTTCATTCCCCTTTCCAGGGGTTTCCTAGAAGTCCAGGAGATTGGAAACTTTTGGGAAGGTCGTTGTTAAGTCTCTCCTCGCAGTTTGAAATGAAGGAAGTAGCAGGTGTTCTGAATGGGTGGCGCTTCAGATAAAAACTGGTGGCTGCCTAGTTCCAAGTCAAGCCTGGGACAGAAGAGGGTTCAGAACTGGAGTCAGTAAGCTGTGCCTATGGATAAAATTGCCTAGGGAAGAGCCTTTTGGTGGGGGGCTGCCTAGCGCAATGTCAGCATTTAAAGGCTACCGGACTGTAATCCTGGAACCCTGGTGGCTGGGCAAAAGGGGCGGAAACCCAAGGCTCGCTTGGTCTACACACAGCTCCAGGCTGTTTCCTGTCATAGGGAAGGGGGTGGTGGGGAACAGGTCAGAAGCCCCTGAAGGAAAGCAGAGTGTGTTGGGCTGTGTGGACACGGAGAAAGCACAGTGTGGAAGCTAAAGAAGCAACCTTTTAAGAAGTCTGTGTTCCTGATAAGCTGCTGCACCATTGACTGTGTACCTAAGGATATACCTAGCCAACAGCTGcaatattaactttattttccccAGAATTTATGTTTAGCTCCCCTACTGTGTTGTCTTGTGAGGTGTTTGAAGTTGTTGATGTAGCAGGTTCGAGTGAATTTTGAGATAGCAGATACAGTCTAAATATACTTGATCTGCCTCTTACACACCTCTTGCTAATGCAAATTTCCCAGGACCCTGTGTTTCCATCCAATTGTAGACTTCTCAAGGAATCTTTAAGCTAGGGGCATTCCACCAATGCTTGATATTTCACTGATTGGAGATGCTTATTTGTTCCCCTATATTTTACCCTCTTTGAAATCAAGATgctactaaaaatattttattgtagaaAGTGAATCTGTTAAAATATCACCTGTACTGCCATCAGACCCTAAGCGTTGTCTTATACTAAACAAACTGGCGATCTGGATTGATATTCATTGGGCACATAAAAGACATATTGgaaatgggatttttttaaaattattattcgtGAGCCGAAGCAGGTCTCTTTCCAAACTTGAGAGCAAAACTAGGGACTCTTTCAAATACAGCTCTTGATGGTAAACTAAATCACCAAAATAACCATTGCTTGCACTATTCCTGTGAATATAAGTTATGTTGTGCTCATCGTTGGTATCTATCTACTGTGACTGTCAATTTCTACTTACCCATACCTTGTGGgattttgatcatgttttaaCATTAGTTTATCATGGAATTGCAAAATATTTTTGATGTAATTTATGTGAGCAGcctagagaaagtgtgtgtgtgcctgtggttaAAAACATGACTGTTGGcttttttacattttgtattttattactgCCCTAAGATTGTTTTTGACTTAGGTTAGTTTCCTAAGAAAAAGTATGGTCATGTTTTCTGAATGTTAGAGCTTGTCTATCAGAGGAGTGTTTCTTCTCTCAGATATATTTGTGCTTCTTTATAATAATTTGACCAAGATAGCTCGTCCCTCTCCTGGTCGGATCACGGTTTCAGATAGTTTGATGTAGACCTTCTCTAGAGAATTATGCCTTATTTGCTTAGGGTCAGTACATTACTCCCTAGGACATTTTGATTGAAAGGGATTTCACAAAATAACGCCTTCTGTTGCTCCTAAGTCCCTTTCGTTCTTCTTCCCCACTTCTCGTCTGTGTCCAGGCTTAGACCTGACAGTGCCTCTGTCTGCCTTCCCTCTGTAGGATATTGGCGGTGTGTGGTATGCACCCTGACCACCAGGAAACTCTGAAAAAGAACCGAGTGGTGCTGGCCAAGCAGCTGCTGCTGAGCGAGCTGTTAGAGCATCTCCTGGAGAAGGACATCATCACACTGGAAATGAGGGAGCTCATTCAGGTACCGTGGTGGAAGAGGCCCAGAAGATGAACCTGTAAAAAGAATGTGCCCCTTGGCTAAGGACAGCAAACCTCACCTGTGCATGCTCACTCTGTAAAGAGGAATTCCTAAGATGAATGAGACCACTACTTCAAAGATCATATGAAAAAATGACGTTTACAATTAGATATGTACATGTaatgtaatgttttatttttgtgcctTAGGCCAAAGGGGGCAGTTTCAGCCAGAATGTGGAACTCCTCAACCTGCTGCCCAAGAGGGGACCCCAGGCTTTTGATGCCTTCTGTGAGGCCCTGCGAGAGACCAGGCAAAGTCATTTGGAAGACTTGCTGCTCACAACCCTCTCTGATATTCAGCATGAACTCCCACCGGTATGAAACCCTGGAAATGCACCCTGGGCTGTGTTAGTTTGACCAGAAAGGATATGGGGCAGGgggcacagagagacagacacttgACTGTCtctctgaggtctttgatggtgAGTCTTGATTTCTTCCAGTTGAGCTGTGACTATGACACAAGTCTCCCTTTCTCGGTGTGTGAGACCTGCCCCCCTCACAAGCAGCTCCGCCTGTCCACAGGTGAGAATGAATGGGACAGAAGGACCCTCCCACACTGACCTACCTGCTTTCTGAATGGTGAGGTGTATTTCCTGATACAGTTCTCTATGAGCTTTTGGATGGGCTAACAGGGCAGTTAAAAGGGATTTAAGTCGGACCATTTCCCTGCATCACAGGTAGTCTTCAAAGCAATTGGCTTTTCATGTCACTTATTCAGATGGGGACCATGATTTCCTGTGATgatttgagtgttttgtctttAAAGCCAAACAAGAAAAGACTCCGTGTTTCTGCTGAGGTGATTAAAACCAGGCTTGTCTCAGAAGCCCTTTCCATCACTCAGCGAGTTGAGTGTCTTCTGTATGAAGCCATGGGTTGGGGCCCAAGGATAAGCAGAAGTCAACATGGTCTGTGCCAGCACAAGACTTACATGTTGGaggaataatttcattgaaaCCTTAGTTTAAAGGGCTGCCTACAGCTA includes:
- the Tmem139 gene encoding transmembrane protein 139 is translated as MVPRQLWGKLKQSFLFLSSASLLLGLALLVIQPDIAPFAYFFLCLAGFCFLACLLSCAVERSLRATQSSRPTENSEAPGNARDNEAFEVPTYEQAVVMDSETQHHLQELEQPPPYSSVVIAPGVEGAQPSQLERPSPGRLKRRVGSEGTMSRRGNAGGALRLRGPRVASTAPDLQSLRVAPKLEPTTPPPAYDIGFAYPEDDNVFYEDKWILP